The Spodoptera frugiperda isolate SF20-4 chromosome 9, AGI-APGP_CSIRO_Sfru_2.0, whole genome shotgun sequence genome contains a region encoding:
- the LOC118271484 gene encoding mucin-1 isoform X33, translating to MRIAALIALVQLSLATAVSDEPKTLTAVELNRELSGDNVLSPFYESSEDAGVTFIRGSRAADSPLSPDIDVQCSGNYIDVTVEFADVFDGIIYSKGYLNDPKCKYVSLGNSQSRYSFRVPLNGCGSRPLCNACGTIDNVLVFQADDLLQGPQDFARKVSCARTSLEVSTGVTASREEHTLKLKPFMVDMLDVVAVEGPAGGVECWMDIQVGVFPNTTPLKNSIKIGEYLTILVYLKDVRNQFSLKIHDCWAYDNENYDGPSTNKIQLTDKNGCPKKKKLIDFWQKTTNTGKSGATLIAYSKVSAFRFPETDQVYLTCNVELCTNNCDSNCGTTEISTTIKPSQCYPGSRDPGCQRITVEPQLKCYPGSLDPRCPQQPTPTTPQLSELTTLRDRRISLPTVIADKYTTTTTPEPPRCFPGSTDPRCPKPTTPEPPRCFPGSTDPRCPKPTTPEPPRCFPGSTDPRCPKPTTPEPPRCFPGSTDPRCPKPTTPEPPRCFPGSTDPRCPKPTTPEPPRCYPGSPDPRCPQPPRPTTLTPPTYLPPVTPELKCYPGSSDPRCPQPTTPAPPKCFPGSTDPRCPKPTTPAPPNCYPGNTDPRCPKPTTPAPPRCFPGSTDPRCPKPTTPEPPRCYPGSTDPRCPKPTTPEPPRCYPGSTDPRCPKPTTPEPPRCYPGSTDPRCPKPTTPEPPRCYPGSTDPRCPKPTTPEPPRCYPGSTDPRCPKPTTPEPPRCYPGSTDPRCPKPTTPEPPRCYPGSTDPRCPKPTTPEPPRCYPGSTDPRCPKPTTPKPVCYPGSPDPKCPQPPRPTTLTPPTYLPPVTPELKCYPGSSDPRCPQPTTPAPPKCFPGSTDPRCPKPTTPAPPNCYPGNTDPRCPKPTTPAPPRCFPGSTDPRCPKPTTPEPPRCYPGSTDPRCPKPTTPEPPRCYPGSTDPRCPKPTTPEPPRCYPGSNDPRCPKPTTPAPPNCYPGNTDPRCPKPTTPAPPRCFPGSTDPRCPKPTTPKPVCYPGSPDPKCPQPPRPTTLTPPTYLPPVTPALKCYPGSTDPRCPKPTTPEPPRCFPGSTDPRCPKPTTPAPPNCFPGSTDPRCPKPTTPAPPNCYPGNTDPRCPKPTTPAPPRCFPGSTDPRCPKPTTPEPPRCFPGSTDPRCPKPTTPEPPRCFPGSNDPRCPKPTTPAPPRCFPGSTDPRCPKPTTPEPPRCFPGSNDPRCPKPTTPKPVCYPGSPDPKCPQPPRPTTLTPPTYLPPVTPALKCYPGSTDPRCPKPTTPEPPRCYPGSTDPRCPKPTTPEPPRCYPGSTDPRCPKPTTPAPPRCYPGSTDPRCPKPTTPEPPRCFPGSTDPRCPKPTTPAPPRCFPGSTDPRCPKPTTPEPPRCYPGSTDPRCPKPTTPEPPRCYPGSTDPRCPKPTTPAPPRCYPGSTDPRCPKPTTPEPPRCFPGSTDPRCPKPTTPAPPKCFPGSTDPRCPKPTTPEPPRCFPGSNDPRCPKPTTPKPVCYPGSPDPKCPQPPRPTTLTPPTYLPPVTPALKCYPGSTDPRCPKPTTPESPRCFPGSTDPRCPKPTTPAPPKCFPGSTDPRCPKPTTPEPPRCYPGSTDPRCPKPTTPEPPRCYPGSTDPRCPKPTTPEPPRCYPGSTDPRCPKPTTPEPPRCYPGSTDPRCPKPTTPEPPRCYPGSTDPRCPKPTTPEPPRCYPGSTDPRCPKPTTPEPPRCYPGSTDPRCPKPTTPEPPRCYPGSTDPRCPKPTTPEPPRCYPGSTDPRCPKPTTPEPPRCYPGSTDPRCPKPTTPAPPRCYPGSTDPRCPKPEPPTPSSCYPGSRDPKCPQPFAPASTNPPSTYLPPFPEENEIKSSRVSRLATKDTNEDNVNDYIDSFDFKRTEPRSRKVRDVFGSSESAAFATSGTAIIYIAMGSAVAMIMSITLAIYMYKKNKLRTASVNTTAQSPC from the exons CTGTCGCTCGCTACAGCTGTTTCAGATGAACCAAAAACGCTCACAGCGGTTGAGCTGAACCGCGAGTTGTCCGGAGACAATGTGCTCTCGCCTTTCTACGAAAGTAGTGAGGATGCTGGGGTCACGTTCATAAGAGGATCAAGGGCGGCTGACTCGCCCTTGTCTCCTGATATCGACGTGCAATGCTCAGGCAACTATATCGACGTCACTGTTGAGTTCGCTGACGTTTTCGATGGCATCATTTACAGTAAGGGTTACTTAAATGACCCGAAGtgcaa ATATGTGTCATTGGGCAACAGTCAGTCTCGGTACTCATTCAGAGTGCCACTGAATGGCTGTGGCTCCCGACCTCTCTGCAATGCATGTGGTACCATCGACAACGTACTTGTGTTCCAAGCTGACGACTTGTTGCAAGGACCTCAGGACTTCGCTCGCAAG GTGTCATGTGCCCGCACTTCCCTGGAAGTGTCGACTGGAGTGACGGCGTCCAGAGAAGAGCATACTCTCAAGCTAAAACCTTTCATGGTTGACATGCTTGATGTGGTTGCAGTCGAAGGACCCGCCGGAGGAGTTGAATGCTGGATGGACATCCAAGTAGGAGTCTTTCctaat aCCACTCCACTGAAGAACTCGATCAAAATTGGAGAATACTTGACAATCCTTGTGTATCTCAAGGATGTAAGAAACCAGTTCAGCCTTAAAATACACGATTGCTGGGCTTATGACAACGAAAACTACGATGGTCCTAGTACCAACAAGATTCAACTGACTGACAAGAACGGTTGTCCCAA GAAGAAAAAGCTGATTGATTTCTGGCAGAAAACTACAAACACAGGCAAGAGCGGTGCCACTTTAATTGCCTACAGCAAAGTGAGCGCTTTCCGATTCCCTGAAACCGACCAAGTCTACCTAACGTGTAACGTcgag CTATGCACAAACAACTGCGACTCGAACTGCGGTACCACGGAAATTTCTACAACGATCAAACCATCACAATGCTACCCTGGATCGCGTGATCCTGGATGTCAACGCATCACGGTTGAACCACAACTGAAGTGTTACCCTGGCTCACTTGATCCCAGATGTCCTCAACAGCCAACACCGACGACACCACAACTTTCAGAGCTCACTACACTACGTGATCGGAGGATTTCGTTGCCAACAGTTATTGCCGACAAATATACGACTACTACCACTCCTGAGCCACCACGCTGCTTCCCAGGCTCCACTGACCCCAGATGTCCCAAGCCCACAACTCCTGAACCACCAAGGTGCTTCCCAGGTAGCACTGACCCAAGGTGCCCCAAACCAACTACTCCTGAGCCACCACGCTGCTTCCCAGGTTCCACTGACCCCAGATGTCCCAAGCCCACAACTCCTGAACCACCAAGGTGCTTCCCAGGTAGCACTGACCCAAGGTGCCCCAAACCAACTACTCCTGAGCCACCACGCTGCTTCCCTGGCTCAACTGACCCTAGATGTCCTAAGCCAACGACTCCTGAACCTCCACGATGCTACCCGGGTTCACCTGATCCGAGATGTCCACAGCCACCTCGACCTACAACCTTAACGCCACCGACATATTTACCACCAGTAACGCCTGAATTAAAATGCTATCCAGGTTCATCAGACCCTAGGTGTCCACAACCAACCACCCCAGCTCCTCCAAAATGTTTCCCAGGCAGCACAGACCCCAGGTGCCCGAAACCTACAACACCAGCACCTCCTAACTGTTACCCTGGAAACACTGACCCACGTTGCCCTAAGCCAACAACTCCAGCACCACCCAGATGTTTCCCAGGTAGCACTGACCCCAGATGTCCCAAGCCAACGACCCCTGAGCCACCACGTTGCTACCCAGGATCGACTGACCCCAGATGTCCTAAGCCAACGACTCCTGAGCCACCACGTTGCTACCCTGGATCGACTGACCCCAGATGTCCAAAGCCAACGACTCCTGAGCCACCACGTTGCTACCCTGGATCGACTGACCCCAGATGTCCAAAGCCAACGACTCCTGAGCCACCACGTTGCTACCCTGGATCGACTGACCCCAGATGTCCCAAACCAACGACTCCTGAGCCACCACGTTGCTACCCTGGATCGACTGACCCCAGATGTCCAAAGCCAACGACTCCTGAGCCACCACGTTGCTACCCTGGATCGACTGACCCCAGATGTCCAAAGCCAACGACTCCTGAACCACCACGTTGCTACCCTGGATCGACTGACCCCAGATGTCCCAAGCCAACGACCCCTGAGCCACCACGTTGCTACCCTGGATCGACTGACCCCAGATGTCCCAAACCAACCACGCCTAAACCAGTCTGCTACCCGGGTTCTCCGGATCCTAAATGTCCCCAACCACCACGCCCGACAACCTTAACTCCTCCCACTTATTTACCACCAGTAACGCCTGAATTGAAATGCTATCCAG GTTCATCAGACCCTAGGTGTCCACAACCAACCACCCCAGCTCCTCCAAAATGTTTCCCAGGCAGCACAGACCCCAGGTGCCCGAAACCTACAACACCAGCACCTCCTAACTGTTACCCTGGAAACACTGACCCACGTTGCCCTAAGCCAACAACTCCAGCACCACCCAGATGTTTCCCAGGTAGTACTGACCCCAGATGTCCCAAGCCAACGACCCCTGAGCCACCACGTTGCTACCCTGGATCGACTGACCCCAGATGTCCTAAGCCAACGACTCCTGAGCCCCCACGTTGCTACCCTGGATCGACTGACCCCAGATGTCCCAAGCCAACGACCCCTGAGCCACCACGTTGCTACCCTGGATCAAATGACCCCAGATGTCCAAAGCCAACCACACCCGCACCGCCAAACTGTTACCCTGGAAACACCGACCCGCGTTGTCCAAAACCAACAACCCCTGCCCCACCACGGTGCTTCCCTGGCTCAACTGACCCCAGATGTCCAAAGCCAACCACACCCAAACCAGTCTGCTACCCGGGTTCTCCGGATCCTAAATGTCCCCAACCACCACGCCCGACAACCTTAACTCCACCCACTTATTTACCACCAGTGACGCCGGCACTTAAATGTTACCCCGGTTCTACCGATCCCAGATGCCCTAAGCCAACAACTCCCGAACCCCCACGGTGCTTCCCTGGATCCACTGACCCGCGCTGCCCAAAACCTACAACTCCAGCACCCCCAAATTGCTTCCCAGGCAGTACTGATCCTAGATGTCCTAAACCCACTACGCCTGCACCACCAAATTGTTACCCTGGAAACACCGACCCGCGTTGTCCAAAACCAACGACTCCTGCTCCACCCAGGTGCTTCCCTGGCTCAACTGACCCTAGATGTCCTAAGCCAACGACACCTGAGCCACCACGGTGCTTCCCGGGATCAACTGACCCCAGGTGTCCCAAGCCTACGACACCTGAACCACCGCGGTGTTTCCCTGGATCAAATGACCCCAGGTGTCCTAAGCCAACAACCCCTGCTCCACCAAGGTGCTTCCCTGGCTCAACTGACCCCAGATGTCCCAAACCTACGACACCTGAACCACCACGATGCTTCCCTGGATCAAATGACCCCAGGTGTCCTAAGCCAACAACGCCAAAACCAGTCTGCTACCCGGGTTCTCCCGATCCTAAATGTCCCCAACCACCACGCCCAACAACTTTAACTCCTCCCACTTATTTGCCACCAGTGACACCCGCTCTCAAATGCTATCCTGGTTCTACTGACCCTAGATGTCCCAAGCCAACGACTCCCGAGCCCCCACGTTGCTACCCTGGATCGACTGACCCCAGATGTCCCAAACCAACGACTCCTGAGCCACCACGTTGCTACCCTGGATCAACTGATCCCAGATGTCCCAAGCCAACGACTCCTGCTCCACCAAGGTGCTACCCAGGTAGTACCGATCCAAGATGTCCTAAGCCAACGACACCCGAACCACCTCGATGCTTCCCCGGAAGCACGGACCCACGTTGTCCCAAACCAACAACCCCTGCTCCACCAAGGTGCTTCCCTGGTTCAACTGACCCTAGATGTCCCAAGCCAACGACTCCCGAGCCCCCACGTTGCTACCCTGGATCGACTGACCCCAGATGTCCCAAACCAACGACTCCTGAGCCACCACGTTGCTACCCTGGATCAACTGATCCCAGATGTCCCAAGCCAACGACTCCTGCTCCACCAAGGTGCTACCCAGGTAGTACCGATCCAAGATGTCCTAAGCCAACGACACCCGAACCACCTCGATGCTTCCCCGGAAGCACGGACCCACGTTGTCCCAAACCAACAACCCCTGCTCCACCAAAGTGCTTCCCTGGCTCAACTGATCCTAGATGTCCTAAGCCAACGACACCTGAGCCACCACGGTGCTTCCCTGGATCAAATGACCCCAG GTGTCCTAAGCCAACAACGCCTAAACCAGTCTGCTACCCGGGTTCTCCAGATCCTAAATGTCCCCAACCACCACGCCCGACAACCTTAACTCCTCCCACTTATTTACCACCAGTGACGCCGGCACTTAAATGTTACCCCGGTTCTACCGATCCTAGATGCCCTAAGCCAACGACACCCGAATCACCTCGATGCTTCCCTGGGAGCACGGACCCACGTTGTCCCAAACCAACAACCCCTGCTCCACCAAAGTGCTTCCCTGGATCGACTGACCCCAGATGTCCCAAGCCAACGACTCCTGAACCACCACGTTGCTACCCTGGATCGACTGACCCCAGATGTCCCAAGCCAACGACTCCTGAACCACCACGTTGCTACCCTGGATCGACTGACCCTAG ATGTCCCAAGCCAACGACTCCTGAACCACCACGTTGCTACCCTGGATCGACTGACCCCAGATGTCCCAAACCAACGACTCCTGAGCCACCACGTTGCTACCCAGGATCAACTGACCCCAGATGTCCCAAGCCAACGACTCCTGAGCCACCACGTTGCTACCCAGGATCGACTGACCCCAGATGTCCCAAGCCAACGACCCCTGAGCCACCACGTTGCTACCCAGGATCGACTGACCCCAGATGTCCCAAGCCAACGACTCCTGAGCCACCACGTTGCTACCCTGGATCGACTGACCCCAGATGTCCCAAGCCAACGACTCCTGAGCCACCACGTTGCTACCCTGGATCGACTGACCCCAGATGTCCCAAACCAACGACTCCTGAGCCACCACGTTGCTACCCTGGATCGACTGACCCCAGATGTCCCAAGCCAACGACTCCTGAGCCCCCACGTTGCTACCCTGGATCGACTGACCCCAGATGTCCCAAGCCAACGACCCCTGCGCCACCACGTTGCTACCCTGGATCAACTGACCCTAGGTGTCCCAAACCGGAACCTCCAACCCCCAGTTCTTGTTATCCAGGATCAAGGGATCCAAAGTGCCCACAGCCGTTTGCTCCAGCTAGCACTAACCCACCTTCAACTTATTTGCCACCATTCCCAGAAGAAAATGAAATCAAATCTTCTAGAGTCAGCAGATTAGCAACTAAGGACACTAATGAAGATAACGTCAACGATTATATAG ATTCGTTCGATTTCAAGCGAACAGAACCAAGATCAAGAAAAGTTCGTGACGTATTTGGTAGCAGCGAAAGTGCTGCCTTTGCAACAAGTGGCACTGCCATCATATACATTGCCATGGGATCAGCTGTAGCAATGATCATGTCAATCACACTTGCCATTTATAtgtacaagaaaaataaactaagaacTGCGTCTGTAAACACAACTGCGCAAAGCCCctgttaa
- the LOC118271484 gene encoding mucin-1 isoform X49, translating into MRIAALIALVQLSLATAVSDEPKTLTAVELNRELSGDNVLSPFYESSEDAGVTFIRGSRAADSPLSPDIDVQCSGNYIDVTVEFADVFDGIIYSKGYLNDPKCKYVSLGNSQSRYSFRVPLNGCGSRPLCNACGTIDNVLVFQADDLLQGPQDFARKVSCARTSLEVSTGVTASREEHTLKLKPFMVDMLDVVAVEGPAGGVECWMDIQVGVFPNTTPLKNSIKIGEYLTILVYLKDVRNQFSLKIHDCWAYDNENYDGPSTNKIQLTDKNGCPKKKKLIDFWQKTTNTGKSGATLIAYSKVSAFRFPETDQVYLTCNVELCTNNCDSNCGTTEISTTIKPSQCYPGSRDPGCQRITVEPQLKCYPGSLDPRCPQQPTPTTPQLSELTTLRDRRISLPTVIADKYTTTTTPEPPRCFPGSTDPRCPKPTTPEPPRCFPGSTDPRCPKPTTPEPPRCFPGSTDPRCPKPTTPEPPRCFPGSTDPRCPKPTTPEPPRCFPGSTDPRCPKPTTPEPPRCYPGSPDPRCPQPPRPTTLTPPTYLPPVTPELKCYPGSSDPRCPQPTTPAPPKCFPGSTDPRCPKPTTPAPPNCYPGNTDPRCPKPTTPAPPRCFPGSTDPRCPKPTTPEPPRCYPGSTDPRCPKPTTPEPPRCYPGSTDPRCPKPTTPEPPRCYPGSTDPRCPKPTTPEPPRCYPGSTDPRCPKPTTPEPPRCYPGSTDPRCPKPTTPEPPRCYPGSTDPRCPKPTTPEPPRCYPGSTDPRCPKPTTPEPPRCYPGSTDPRCPKPTTPKPVCYPGSPDPKCPQPPRPTTLTPPTYLPPVTPELKCYPGSSDPRCPQPTTPAPPKCFPGSTDPRCPKPTTPAPPNCYPGNTDPRCPKPTTPAPPRCFPGSTDPRCPKPTTPEPPRCYPGSTDPRCPKPTTPEPPRCYPGSTDPRCPKPTTPEPPRCYPGSNDPRCPKPTTPAPPNCYPGNTDPRCPKPTTPAPPRCFPGSTDPRCPKPTTPKPVCYPGSPDPKCPQPPRPTTLTPPTYLPPVTPALKCYPGSTDPRCPKPTTPEPPRCFPGSTDPRCPKPTTPAPPNCFPGSTDPRCPKPTTPAPPNCYPGNTDPRCPKPTTPAPPRCFPGSTDPRCPKPTTPEPPRCFPGSTDPRCPKPTTPEPPRCFPGSNDPRCPKPTTPAPPRCFPGSTDPRCPKPTTPEPPRCFPGSNDPRCPKPTTPKPVCYPGSPDPKCPQPPRPTTLTPPTYLPPVTPALKCYPGSTDPRCPKPTTPEPPRCYPGSTDPRCPKPTTPEPPRCYPGSTDPRCPKPTTPAPPRCYPGSTDPRCPKPTTPEPPRCFPGSTDPRCPKPTTPAPPRCFPGSTDPRCPKPTTPEPPRCYPGSTDPRCPKPTTPEPPRCYPGSTDPRCPKPTTPAPPRCYPGSTDPRCPKPTTPEPPRCFPGSTDPRCPKPTTPAPPKCFPGSTDPRCPKPTTPEPPRCFPGSNDPRCPKPTTPKPVCYPGSPDPKCPQPPRPTTLTPPTYLPPVTPALKCYPGSTDPRCPKPTTPESPRCFPGSTDPRCPKPTTPAPPKCFPGSTDPRCPKPTTPEPPRCYPGSTDPRCPKPTTPEPPRCYPGSTDPRCPKPTTPEPPRCYPGSTDPRCPKPTTPEPPRCYPGSTDPRCPKPTTPEPPRCYPGSTDPRCPKPTTPEPPRCYPGSTDPRCPKPTTPAPPRCYPGSTDPRCPKPEPPTPSSCYPGSRDPKCPQPFAPASTNPPSTYLPPFPEENEIKSSRVSRLATKDTNEDNVNDYIDSFDFKRTEPRSRKVRDVFGSSESAAFATSGTAIIYIAMGSAVAMIMSITLAIYMYKKNKLRTASVNTTAQSPC; encoded by the exons CTGTCGCTCGCTACAGCTGTTTCAGATGAACCAAAAACGCTCACAGCGGTTGAGCTGAACCGCGAGTTGTCCGGAGACAATGTGCTCTCGCCTTTCTACGAAAGTAGTGAGGATGCTGGGGTCACGTTCATAAGAGGATCAAGGGCGGCTGACTCGCCCTTGTCTCCTGATATCGACGTGCAATGCTCAGGCAACTATATCGACGTCACTGTTGAGTTCGCTGACGTTTTCGATGGCATCATTTACAGTAAGGGTTACTTAAATGACCCGAAGtgcaa ATATGTGTCATTGGGCAACAGTCAGTCTCGGTACTCATTCAGAGTGCCACTGAATGGCTGTGGCTCCCGACCTCTCTGCAATGCATGTGGTACCATCGACAACGTACTTGTGTTCCAAGCTGACGACTTGTTGCAAGGACCTCAGGACTTCGCTCGCAAG GTGTCATGTGCCCGCACTTCCCTGGAAGTGTCGACTGGAGTGACGGCGTCCAGAGAAGAGCATACTCTCAAGCTAAAACCTTTCATGGTTGACATGCTTGATGTGGTTGCAGTCGAAGGACCCGCCGGAGGAGTTGAATGCTGGATGGACATCCAAGTAGGAGTCTTTCctaat aCCACTCCACTGAAGAACTCGATCAAAATTGGAGAATACTTGACAATCCTTGTGTATCTCAAGGATGTAAGAAACCAGTTCAGCCTTAAAATACACGATTGCTGGGCTTATGACAACGAAAACTACGATGGTCCTAGTACCAACAAGATTCAACTGACTGACAAGAACGGTTGTCCCAA GAAGAAAAAGCTGATTGATTTCTGGCAGAAAACTACAAACACAGGCAAGAGCGGTGCCACTTTAATTGCCTACAGCAAAGTGAGCGCTTTCCGATTCCCTGAAACCGACCAAGTCTACCTAACGTGTAACGTcgag CTATGCACAAACAACTGCGACTCGAACTGCGGTACCACGGAAATTTCTACAACGATCAAACCATCACAATGCTACCCTGGATCGCGTGATCCTGGATGTCAACGCATCACGGTTGAACCACAACTGAAGTGTTACCCTGGCTCACTTGATCCCAGATGTCCTCAACAGCCAACACCGACGACACCACAACTTTCAGAGCTCACTACACTACGTGATCGGAGGATTTCGTTGCCAACAGTTATTGCCGACAAATATACGACTACTACCACTCCTGAGCCACCACGCTGCTTCCCAGGCTCCACTGACCCCAGATGTCCCAAGCCCACAACTCCTGAACCACCAAGGTGCTTCCCAGGTAGCACTGACCCAAGGTGCCCCAAACCAACTACTCCTGAGCCACCACGCTGCTTCCCAGGTTCCACTGACCCCAGATGTCCCAAGCCCACAACTCCTGAACCACCAAGGTGCTTCCCAGGTAGCACTGACCCAAGGTGCCCCAAACCAACTACTCCTGAGCCACCACGCTGCTTCCCTGGCTCAACTGACCCTAGATGTCCTAAGCCAACGACTCCTGAACCTCCACGATGCTACCCGGGTTCACCTGATCCGAGATGTCCACAGCCACCTCGACCTACAACCTTAACGCCACCGACATATTTACCACCAGTAACGCCTGAATTAAAATGCTATCCAGGTTCATCAGACCCTAGGTGTCCACAACCAACCACCCCAGCTCCTCCAAAATGTTTCCCAGGCAGCACAGACCCCAGGTGCCCGAAACCTACAACACCAGCACCTCCTAACTGTTACCCTGGAAACACTGACCCACGTTGCCCTAAGCCAACAACTCCAGCACCACCCAGATGTTTCCCAGGTAGCACTGACCCCAGATGTCCCAAGCCAACGACCCCTGAGCCACCACGTTGCTACCCAGGATCGACTGACCCCAGATGTCCTAAGCCAACGACTCCTGAGCCACCACGTTGCTACCCTGGATCGACTGACCCCAGATGTCCAAAGCCAACGACTCCTGAGCCACCACGTTGCTACCCTGGATCGACTGACCCCAGATGTCCAAAGCCAACGACTCCTGAGCCACCACGTTGCTACCCTGGATCGACTGACCCCAGATGTCCCAAACCAACGACTCCTGAGCCACCACGTTGCTACCCTGGATCGACTGACCCCAGATGTCCAAAGCCAACGACTCCTGAGCCACCACGTTGCTACCCTGGATCGACTGACCCCAGATGTCCAAAGCCAACGACTCCTGAACCACCACGTTGCTACCCTGGATCGACTGACCCCAGATGTCCCAAGCCAACGACCCCTGAGCCACCACGTTGCTACCCTGGATCGACTGACCCCAGATGTCCCAAACCAACCACGCCTAAACCAGTCTGCTACCCGGGTTCTCCGGATCCTAAATGTCCCCAACCACCACGCCCGACAACCTTAACTCCTCCCACTTATTTACCACCAGTAACGCCTGAATTGAAATGCTATCCAG GTTCATCAGACCCTAGGTGTCCACAACCAACCACCCCAGCTCCTCCAAAATGTTTCCCAGGCAGCACAGACCCCAGGTGCCCGAAACCTACAACACCAGCACCTCCTAACTGTTACCCTGGAAACACTGACCCACGTTGCCCTAAGCCAACAACTCCAGCACCACCCAGATGTTTCCCAGGTAGTACTGACCCCAGATGTCCCAAGCCAACGACCCCTGAGCCACCACGTTGCTACCCTGGATCGACTGACCCCAGATGTCCTAAGCCAACGACTCCTGAGCCCCCACGTTGCTACCCTGGATCGACTGACCCCAGATGTCCCAAGCCAACGACCCCTGAGCCACCACGTTGCTACCCTGGATCAAATGACCCCAGATGTCCAAAGCCAACCACACCCGCACCGCCAAACTGTTACCCTGGAAACACCGACCCGCGTTGTCCAAAACCAACAACCCCTGCCCCACCACGGTGCTTCCCTGGCTCAACTGACCCCAGATGTCCAAAGCCAACCACACCCAAACCAGTCTGCTACCCGGGTTCTCCGGATCCTAAATGTCCCCAACCACCACGCCCGACAACCTTAACTCCACCCACTTATTTACCACCAGTGACGCCGGCACTTAAATGTTACCCCGGTTCTACCGATCCCAGATGCCCTAAGCCAACAACTCCCGAACCCCCACGGTGCTTCCCTGGATCCACTGACCCGCGCTGCCCAAAACCTACAACTCCAGCACCCCCAAATTGCTTCCCAGGCAGTACTGATCCTAGATGTCCTAAACCCACTACGCCTGCACCACCAAATTGTTACCCTGGAAACACCGACCCGCGTTGTCCAAAACCAACGACTCCTGCTCCACCCAGGTGCTTCCCTGGCTCAACTGACCCTAGATGTCCTAAGCCAACGACACCTGAGCCACCACGGTGCTTCCCGGGATCAACTGACCCCAGGTGTCCCAAGCCTACGACACCTGAACCACCGCGGTGTTTCCCTGGATCAAATGACCCCAGGTGTCCTAAGCCAACAACCCCTGCTCCACCAAGGTGCTTCCCTGGCTCAACTGACCCCAGATGTCCCAAACCTACGACACCTGAACCACCACGATGCTTCCCTGGATCAAATGACCCCAGGTGTCCTAAGCCAACAACGCCAAAACCAGTCTGCTACCCGGGTTCTCCCGATCCTAAATGTCCCCAACCACCACGCCCAACAACTTTAACTCCTCCCACTTATTTGCCACCAGTGACACCCGCTCTCAAATGCTATCCTGGTTCTACTGACCCTAGATGTCCCAAGCCAACGACTCCCGAGCCCCCACGTTGCTACCCTGGATCGACTGACCCCAGATGTCCCAAACCAACGACTCCTGAGCCACCACGTTGCTACCCTGGATCAACTGATCCCAGATGTCCCAAGCCAACGACTCCTGCTCCACCAAGGTGCTACCCAGGTAGTACCGATCCAAGATGTCCTAAGCCAACGACACCCGAACCACCTCGATGCTTCCCCGGAAGCACGGACCCACGTTGTCCCAAACCAACAACCCCTGCTCCACCAAGGTGCTTCCCTGGTTCAACTGACCCTAGATGTCCCAAGCCAACGACTCCCGAGCCCCCACGTTGCTACCCTGGATCGACTGACCCCAGATGTCCCAAACCAACGACTCCTGAGCCACCACGTTGCTACCCTGGATCAACTGATCCCAGATGTCCCAAGCCAACGACTCCTGCTCCACCAAGGTGCTACCCAGGTAGTACCGATCCAAGATGTCCTAAGCCAACGACACCCGAACCACCTCGATGCTTCCCCGGAAGCACGGACCCACGTTGTCCCAAACCAACAACCCCTGCTCCACCAAAGTGCTTCCCTGGCTCAACTGATCCTAGATGTCCTAAGCCAACGACACCTGAGCCACCACGGTGCTTCCCTGGATCAAATGACCCCAG GTGTCCTAAGCCAACAACGCCTAAACCAGTCTGCTACCCGGGTTCTCCAGATCCTAAATGTCCCCAACCACCACGCCCGACAACCTTAACTCCTCCCACTTATTTACCACCAGTGACGCCGGCACTTAAATGTTACCCCGGTTCTACCGATCCTAGATGCCCTAAGCCAACGACACCCGAATCACCTCGATGCTTCCCTGGGAGCACGGACCCACGTTGTCCCAAACCAACAACCCCTGCTCCACCAAAGTGCTTCCCTGGATCGACTGACCCCAGATGTCCCAAGCCAACGACTCCTGAACCACCACGTTGCTACCCTGGATCGACTGACCCCAGATGTCCCAAGCCAACGACTCCTGAACCACCACGTTGCTACCCTGGATCGACTGACCCTAG ATGTCCCAAGCCAACGACTCCTGAGCCACCACGTTGCTACCCTGGATCGACTGACCCCAGATGTCCCAAGCCAACGACTCCTGAGCCACCACGTTGCTACCCTGGATCGACTGACCCCAGATGTCCCAAACCAACGACTCCTGAGCCACCACGTTGCTACCCTGGATCGACTGACCCCAGATGTCCCAAGCCAACGACTCCTGAGCCCCCACGTTGCTACCCTGGATCGACTGACCCCAGATGTCCCAAGCCAACGACCCCTGCGCCACCACGTTGCTACCCTGGATCAACTGACCCTAGGTGTCCCAAACCGGAACCTCCAACCCCCAGTTCTTGTTATCCAGGATCAAGGGATCCAAAGTGCCCACAGCCGTTTGCTCCAGCTAGCACTAACCCACCTTCAACTTATTTGCCACCATTCCCAGAAGAAAATGAAATCAAATCTTCTAGAGTCAGCAGATTAGCAACTAAGGACACTAATGAAGATAACGTCAACGATTATATAG ATTCGTTCGATTTCAAGCGAACAGAACCAAGATCAAGAAAAGTTCGTGACGTATTTGGTAGCAGCGAAAGTGCTGCCTTTGCAACAAGTGGCACTGCCATCATATACATTGCCATGGGATCAGCTGTAGCAATGATCATGTCAATCACACTTGCCATTTATAtgtacaagaaaaataaactaagaacTGCGTCTGTAAACACAACTGCGCAAAGCCCctgttaa